The Solanum lycopersicum chromosome 9, SLM_r2.1 genome window below encodes:
- the LOC101259288 gene encoding cyanate hydratase — MENKANMVASLMSVKQKSGKTFSQIAEETGLTNVYVAQLLRRQAQLKPETAPKLKAALPLLSDQQIHQMMEAPLRSYDPNLIQDPTVYRLNEAVMHFGESIKEIVNEEFGDGIMSAIDFFCSVDKIKGVDGKDRVVLTFDGKYLPHTEQKTEHMVSRLMRKE, encoded by the exons ATGGAGAACAAGGCAAACATGGTGGCATCTCTTATGTCAGTGAAACAAAAATCTGGCAAGACGTTTAGTCAAATAGCTGAAGAAACTGGTCTCACAAATGTCTATGTGGCTCAGTTGCTAAGACGTCAAGCTCAGCTTAAACCTGAAACTGCACCAAAGCTGAAGGCTGCACTTCCGCTTTTATCTGATcaacaaattcatcaaatgatgGAGGCACCTTTGAGGTCTTATGACCCCAACTTGATTCAAGACCCAACTGTTTACAG ATTGAATGAGGCTGTCATGCACTTTGGTGAGAGTATCAAGGAAATTGTTAATGAAGAATTTGGCGATGGCAT CATGTCAGCTATAGACTTTTTCTGCTCAGTTGATAAAATCAAAGGTGTGGATGGAAAGGATCGTGTTGTCTTGACTTTTGATGGAAAGTATCTGCCACACACTGAACAG AAAACTGAGCATATGGTGTCAAGGTTGATGCGAAAGGAATAA
- the LOC101258490 gene encoding uncharacterized protein, with translation MGSSRQKVKNGKHNSSKGDSSDGTSARTRPLSFDEIMLRRKSKAEERDIKNNFIGVDDVSHKEDRPKKTTDRLEPERHRYESLPSVSRHNSENSRKLGPNPTEANMMADKYARDKHRESRESEIKLKTSVNKDVSNKRLAGSNTDKDCPVIRRKDQDLIDDSGNETGKRRSRDLTRKEKSADKTDGRHREGRKDKIPDKEERQSYRKRKDMEMSNDSLLNEAEKRHSRNHGRIDSYADRTKEKSESRRRKHQNDDEERNDALLNEADRRHSRNHGRIDSYADRTKEKSESGRRKHRSDEEERNGALLNEAEKRHLRNHGRRDSYADRTKEKSESVRRKSDEEERNREKNADKKHSSVKVSEITGRVEASRAHLEEERPKRRRSRSRENDRDRGRRSRSGSPRGRKHSDHDLRERGEFSSHSSKDKSGRSHYDLDKKISSNGSDSHSNRHEGSTSGLGGYSPRKRKSEAAAKTPPPTNRSPERKAAWWDLPPASGGISVTGSVPSSVKSSMQPVIPNTHQFSSMIPASSYTTMAAGVSYSYLTSSVHAIDSVQLTQATRPMRRLYVENLPNSASEKEILDWINNFLMSSGVNRIQGTQPCISCMIHKEKCQALLEFLTPEDASAALSFDGRSFSGSILKIRRPKDFVEVATGVPQKSVAAADRIDNTVEDSSYKIFVGGISRTISSEMLMEIAKAFGPLKAYHFRMNSDLNEPCAFLEYVDHSVTLKACAGLNGMKLGGKVLTVVRAVPDTALLDKDENTPLYRIPQHAKPLLEKHTEVLKLKNVVDANVLSFLSEAELEELLEDIRLECARFGAIKSINVVKQSQCSLISDPAAMDTSSTLNDSNMDFGEECDKNDPITRSDDHELEVGGPHFPSSDHHELEVGGSHIPNSDDHELEVGRPHFPNSDEPMETNSDKEAERCADSKTHISESSQDDSQKAGDDDALAGGSHSDDRPSEELIKDDSSDPLPDDSSVSAQETIFQENLEVTRTGMVSERKDENANPSPLEHLEINNDSPVKEAIKSEEDNGNVDDRPSEPEFSSKEELDAPEELEKKEEIPITEVFDPGCVLVEFRRAEAACTAAHCLHGRLFDDRIVTVEYVPLDLYQTKFAKQN, from the exons ATGGGATCCAGTCGACAAAAAGTTAAGAATGGTAAACATAATTCATCAAAGGGTGACAGTAGTGATGGTACATCAGCTAGGACAAGACCTCTCAGCTTTGATGAAATTATGCTTAGAAGGAAAAGTAAAGCAGAGGAAAGGGACATTAAGAACAATTTTATAGGAGTTGACGATGTATCACATAAAGAAGACAGGCCTAAGAAAACCACTGATCGTTTGGAACCTGAGCGACATCGCTATGAATCATTACCTAGTGTTTCCAGGCATAATTCAGAGAATTCTAGGAAGTTAGGGCCAAATCCAACCGAGGCTAATATGATGGCTGATAAATATGCTAGGGATAAACACAGGGAAAGTAGAGAATCTGAAATCAAATTGAAGACGTCAGTGAATAAAGATGTAAGCAATAAGAGACTAGCGGGTAGCAACACTGATAAAGATTGTCCTGTCATTAGAAGAAAAGATCAGGATCTTATTGATGATTCTGGAAATGAAACTGGTAAAAGACGTTCAAGAGATTTGACCAGGAAGGAGAAATCGGCAGACAAGACTGATGGTAGACACAGAGAGGGAAGAAAAGACAAAATTCCTGATAAGGAGGAGAGACAGTCATACAGGAAGAGGAAAGATATGGAAATGTCAAATGATTCTCTTCTGAATGAGGCTGAGAAAAGGCATTCAAGAAATCATGGACGGATAGATAGTTATGCTGACAGAACCAAAGAAAAGTCTgaatcaagaagaaggaagcaCCAAAATGATGATGAGGAGAGAAATGATGCTCTTCTGAATGAGGCTGATAGAAGGCATTCAAGAAATCATGGACGGATTGATAGTTATGCTGACAGAACTAAAGAAAAGTCTGAATCAGGTAGAAGGAAGCACCGAAGTGATGAAGAGGAGAGAAACGGTGCTCTTCTGAATGAGGCTGAGAAAAGGCATTTAAGAAATCACGGGCGGAGAGATAGTTATGCTGACAGAACTAAAGAAAAGTCTGAATCAGTTAGAAGGAAAAGTGATGAGGAGGAGAGAAATAGAGAGAAGAATGCCGATAAAAAACACAGTTCAGTGAAAGTTTCTGAAATCACTGGAAGAGTGGAAGCTTCTCGGGCTCATCTAGAGGAAGAAAGACCAAAGAGAAGAAGGTCAAGAAGTCGAGAGAATGATAGAGATCGGGGTAGAAGGTCTCGTTCTGGTTCACCGAGAGGACGTAAGCATTCAGATCATGATCTCAGAGAGCGTGGTGAGTTTTCCTCTCATTCTTCCAAAGATAAATCTGGAAGATCACATTATGATCTGGATAAAAAGATATCCAGCAATGGTTCAGATAGCCATTCCAACCGCCATGAAGGATCTACAAGTGGTCTTGGTGGTTATTCACCAAGAAAGAGGAAATCAGAGGCTGCTGCTAAAACTCCTCCCCCAACTAACCGCTCTCCAGAACGAAAAGCTGCTTGGTGGGATCTACCGCCTGCATCAGGTGGTATCAGTGTTACTGGTTCTGTTCCTTCTAGTGTTAAGTCTTCAATGCAGCCTGTAATACCAAATACACACCAGTTCTCTAGCATGATTCCTGCTAGTTCATACACAACAATGGCCGCCGGTGTTTCATATAGTTACTTAACGTCATCTGTACATGCAATTGATTCCGTCCAGCTGACACAAGCCACACGACCTATGAGAAGGCTTTATGTAGAGAACTTGCCAAACTCTGCCTCTGAGAAAGAGATTCTGGACTGGATTAATAATTTCTTGATGTCTTCAGGAGTTAATCGCATTCAAGGAACCCAACCATGTATCAGCTGTATg ATACACAAGGAGAAGTGTCAAGctcttttagaatttttaacgCCCGAAGATGCTTCTGCTGCACTATCTTTTGATGGAAGATCTTTCTCTGGTTCTATTCTTAAAATCAGACGCCCAAAAGACTTCGTGGAAGTGGCT ACTGGTGTTCCTCAGAAGTCAGTCGCTGCTGCTGATAGGATAGATAACACTGTAGAGGATTCTTCTTATAAG ATTTTTGTTGGTGGAATTTCAAGAACTATTTCATCAGAGATG CTTATGGAGATTGCTAAAGCCTTTGGACCTTTGAAAGCTTACCATTTCAGGATGAATTCAGATCTCAATGAACCTTGTGCATTTCTTGAG TATGTTGACCATTCAGTTACTCTTAAAGCTTGCGCTGGTCTTAATGGTATGAAGTTGGGTGGGAAAGTGTTGACTGTTGTTCGGGCTGTCCCAGATACTGCTTTACTG GACAAAGATGAAAATACACCTTTATACCGGATTCCGCAGCATGCAAAGCCACTGTTGGAGAAGCACACGGAAGTTCTAAAGCTGAAAAATGTG GTGGATGCAAATGTACTCAGTTTTTTGTCTGAAGCAGAACTTGAAGAATTACTGGAAGACATCAGATTGGAGTGTGCCAG GTTTGGCGCTATTAAATCAATTAATGTTGTAAAGCAAAGTCAATGTTCTCTCATATCTGATCCTGCTGCTATGGATACTAGTTCTACCTTGAACGATAGCAATATGGACTTTGGGGAAGAGTGTGACAAAAATGATCCGATCACTAGGAGTGATGATCACGAGTTGGAAGTTGGTGGGCCACACTTCCCCAGCAGTGATCATCATGAGTTGGAAGTTGGTGGGTCACACATCCCCAACAGTGATGATCATGAGTTGGAAGTTGGTAGGCCACACTTCCCCAACAGTGATGAACCCATGGAAACCAATAGTGATAAGGAAGCTGAAAGATGTGCTGATAGTAAAACACACATATCAGAATCTTCACAAGATGATTCTCAAAAGGCTGGGGATGACGATGCTTTGGCTGGTGGCAGTCATTCGGATGATAGACCTTCTGAGGAGCTAATAAAAGACGACAGCTCTGACCCTCTACCAGATGACAGTAGTGTCTCTGCTCAAGAGACAATCTTCCAAGAAAATCTCGAGGTTACCCGTACTGGTATGGTTTCAGAAAGGAAAGATGAAAATGCTAATCCCAGTCCACTGGAGCATCTTGAGATAAACAATGACTCACCAGTTAAGGAAGCAATTAAGTCAGAGGAAGACAATGGAAATGTAGACGATAGACCTTCTGAACCAGAATTCTCATCGAAAGAAGAGTTGGATGCTCCAGAGGAACttgagaaaaaggaagaaatccCTATTACTGAAGTGTTTGATCCGGGCTGTGTACTTGTGGAGTTTAGAAGAGCAGAAGCTGCATGCACGGCTGCTCATTGTCTACATGGACGACTGTTTGACGACCGAATAGTGACTGTGGAGTATGTTCCCCTTGATCTCTATCAGACAAAGTTTGCTAAACAAAACTAA
- the LOC101263467 gene encoding pentatricopeptide repeat-containing protein At5g66520-like yields MILKAVSETHSPLTHLMQKCRTLNHLKELHCQLLKLYLPETPSAIAPLLSFAVNSRIPSFFNYSRIVFQNLGYQSTFLYNTMIRGYMQSEMPIPAIICYKDMLRDKLIVNNYTIPPLIKACSMVSNEFSLLGFSVHAHSLKLGLQYDRFIVASLIEFYSLHLEMDRARILFDEIPDRDVVLFTTMIDGYGKIGDVGKARLLFEDMPERNVISWSAMMAAYSRASDFKEVLCLYRRMEEDGLKPNESILVSVLTACAHLGALAQGFWVHSLAKHYSYESNPILATALVDMYSKCGRIELASSVFEEMNYKDTGAWNAIISGFAMNGDAMKSFQLFYRMLASGNQPNETTFVAVLSACTHANLVEKGLSLFERMSSVYGVEPRFEHRACVVDLLARAGKLEDAEKFIIENMGGIEKGDANVWGALLGACRVYGDLKVGDRIWRKLSNMKVADYGTYVLAYNMYKEAGWEMEANCVRKLIEQMRIKKQPGCSIVEVNGVVKEFLASDLLHPKSRIVHDVLESLPNVMHLID; encoded by the coding sequence ATGATTCTAAAAGCAGTTAGCGAAACTCATTCTCCCCTGACGCACTTAATGCAAAAGTGCAGAACTCTCAACCATCTAAAAGAGCTCCATTGCCAACTCCTCAAACTTTACCTCCCAGAAACTCCGTCAGCCATTGCTCCACTTCTTTCATTTGCCGTCAATTCTAGGATTCCTTCTTTCTTCAACTATTCGCGTATTGTGTTTCAAAATCTTGGCTACCAAAGTACCTTTTTGTACAATACCATGATCAGAGGATACATGCAATCAGAAATGCCGATACCAGCAATTATATGCTACAAAGACATGCTGAGAGATAAACTTATTGTGAATAATTATACCATTCCACCATTGATAAAGGCTTGTTCAATGGTTTCAAATGAGTTTAGCCTACTTGGGTTTTCAGTCCATGCCCATTCACTGAAGTTGGGATTACAATATGACCGGTTTATTGTTGCATCATTGATTGAATTTTATTCCCTACATCTCGAGATGGACAGAGCGCGTATTTTGTTTGATGAAATTCCCGACAGGGATGTGGTTTTGTTTACTACCATGATTGATGGATACGGGAAAATAGGGGATGTGGGAAAGGCCAGATTGTTGTTTGAAGATATGCCGGAGAGGAATGTGATTTCTTGGAGTGCAATGATGGCAGCATATTCACGGGCTAGTGATTTTAAGGAGGTTCTTTGCTTGTATCGGAGGATGGAAGAAGATGGTCTTAAGCCCAATGAGTCTATTCTTGTAAGTGTCCTCACCGCTTGTGCTCATCTAGGTGCCTTAGCACAAGGCTTTTGGGTACATTCATTGGCTAAGCATTATAGTTATGAGTCGAACCCAATATTGGCTACTGCATTGGTTGACATGTACTCTAAATGTGGGAGAATAGAGTTGGCTTCATCAGTCTTTGAAGAGATGAATTATAAGGATACTggagcatggaatgccatcatatcAGGCTTTGCAATGAATGGAGATGCAATGAAATCATTTCAATTGTTCTATAGGATGTTAGCAAGTGGGAATCAACCAAATGAAACCACATTTGTTGCTGTGCTCTCTGCTTGCACTCATGCAAATTTGGTTGAAAAAGGTCTTTCACTGTTTGAAAGAATGAGCAGTGTTTATGGGGTTGAACCCAGGTTTGAGCATCGTGCATGTGTGGTAGACCTGTTAGCCAGAGCTGGTAAGCTCGAGGATGCAGAGAAGTTCATTATTGAGAACATGGGAGGGATAGAGAAAGGGGATGCTAATGTATGGGGAGCTTTACTTGGTGCTTGTAGGGTCTACGGTGATCTTAAAGTAGGTGATAGAATATGGAGAAAATTGTCTAACATGAAGGTAGCTGACTATGGTACTTACGTACTTGCATACAACATGTACAAGGAAGCTGGTTGGGAAATGGAAGCCAACTGTGTTAGGAAATTGATCGAGCAGATGAGGATAAAGAAGCAGCCTGGATGTAGCATCGTGGAGGTGAATGGGGTGGTTAAAGAATTTCTCGCGAGTGATCTTTTACATCCCAAGTCACGAATAGTCCACGACGTGCTTGAATCCTTACCTAATGTAATGCATCTTATTGATTGA
- the LOC104649422 gene encoding uncharacterized protein: MIIHNNIDEINRKRKNFHTHFENPYENLLEEDDDDEFLELSLVTPSRSTRPRIQPRENLKSSTLNLRQCTILKPAVIPKETVQSSCLDLQQLNMIPKETVLNLQQLTTMPKETVQSSTLNLQQLNIIPKETVLNLQQFTMMPKETVQSSTLNLQQLNIIPKETETAQSSTLNHQQILKPIMIPKETIQRRRRNSSKPKLMQEVKIETVTPPFPWATNSIATVHTLQYLLSKQLIIISGDVQCRRCEKRYTMEFDLKEKFVEIGSYVMKNKTFLKERAPSIWANPILPTCQFCNQENSAKPIICSDKNKINWLFLLLGQMLGCCTLDELKFFCEHTNNHRTGAKDRVLFLTYLTLCRQVDPTGPFHR; encoded by the coding sequence ATGATCATCCACAACAATATTGATGAAATCAATAGAAAGAGGAAGAATTTTCATACTCATTTCGAAAATCCTTACGAAAATCTACTAGAAGAAGATGACGATGATGAATTTTTGGAACTTTCATTAGTAACACCCTCCCGTTCTACTAGACCTCGAATACAACCTCGTGAAAATCTCAAATCGAGTACTTTGAATCTCCGACAATGCACGATTTTAAAACCAGCCGTAATACCAAAAGAAACTGTTCAATCGAGTTGTTTGGATCTCCAACAACTCAACATGATACCCAAAGAAACTGttttgaatctccaacaactCACCACAATGCCAAAAGAAACTGTTCAATCGAGTActttgaatctccaacaacttAACATAATACCAAAAGAAACTGttttgaatctccaacaattcACTATGATGCCAAAAGAAACTGTTCAATCGAGTActttgaatctccaacaactCAACATAATACCAAAAGAAACTGAAACAGCTCAATCGAGCACCTTGAATCACCAACAGATTTTAAAACCGATCATGATACCAAAAGAAACTATTCAACGCAGAAGACGTAACTCCTCAAAGCCAAAACTAATGCAGGAGGTGAAGATTGAGACTGTAACTCCTCCATTTCCTTGGGCAACAAACTCAATAGCTACAGTACACACGTTGCAATACTTGTTGTCGAAgcaattaatcataataagcGGAGATGTTCAATGCAGGAGATGTGAGAAGAGATATACTATGGAATTCgatttgaaagaaaagtttGTTGAGATTGGATCTTAcgtgatgaaaaataaaacatttctcAAAGAACGTGCACCGTCTATTTGGGCGAATCCGATTCTTCCTACATGTCAATTTTGTAATCAAGAGAATAGCGCGAAACCGATTATATGTTCAGATAAGAATAAGATAAATTGGCTGTTTTTGTTACTTGGTCAGATGTTGGGATGTTGTACACTTGATGAACTTAAGTTTTTTTGTGAACATACAAATAATCATCGAACGGGTGCAAAGGATCGTGTTCTTTTTTTGACGTACCTAACGTTGTGCAGACAAGTCGATCCAACTGGGCCGTTTCATCGTTGA